The sequence TTGCGCAGTGCCCCGTCGATGCGGTAACGCACCAGCAGCTCGGTTTCGGTGGGCTCAATGTGAATATCACTCACGTCCTGCAGCACAGCTTCGCGAATCAGGTTTTCCACGGTGCGGACCACGGCGTTGTCGTCCAGCGCGGTGTCCATATCGCCGGCCCCGGCCGACTCCTGCAACTTCTGGCGCTCGCGGCTTTCTTCCAGCAGCCGCTGGTTCAGCTCCGCCATGTCCTTGGAGCCGAAATACTTCTCGATCAGGCGGGTGATTTCCTTTTCCACCATCACGGCGGGGACAATCTCGCGGCCGGTGATCAGGCGCAGGTCGTCCAGCGCGAACACGTTGCGCGGGTCTTTCATGGCGACCACCAGCGCCTCGCCTTCCAGGCGCACCGGCACCACGCTGTAGCGCCGGGCGGTGGCTTCCGGCACCAGCATGGACACGCCGCTGTCGGGCGGGTTCTTGGCCGGGTCGATGAACTCGTAGCCCAGCTGGGTCGCCAGCGACTGTGCCAGCATTTCGGGGCTCAGCTTGCCCGACTGCACCAGGGTGTCTTCCAGCCGGGCGCCGCCCTGCTGCTGCTGCTGCATGGCCGCCTGAATATCCTCGGAATCGGCAAAGCCCATTTCCATAATCACGTCGGTCAGCGACTTGGCCTGACCACCGCTGCCGGCGTACAGCGACTGCATCTCGTCGCGGAAGGGCGCAGGAGCCGGCGCCGGGTAAAAGCGCTCGATGGCCTTTTCCACCTGGGTGGGCAAGCTCATCAGGAACTGCACCGGCTGCCCAATCTGCTCCTGCACCTGCGCGAAGTAACGTGGGTCGTACCCCACCACCTCGTAGCCTTCTTCCTGCTGACCCAGCGGCAGGGCGCCGTAGCGCACGGCGTCGGTGCGCGACAGCACTTCCAGCACCCGCTCCGGCACCGTGAACGTGCTCAGGTCGGGCAGGAATTCCAGCCCCTGCTGGTTGGCCAGGGCGCGGTACAGCTGCTCGTCGTTCAGCGCTCCTTGACCGATCAGCACCTGACCCAGCGGCTCGCCGGTACGCTCCTGAAACTTCAGGCCGGCTTCCAACTGCTGGGGCGTGATGATGCTCCGGCGCACCAGATAGTCGCCCAGACGCTCCTGGCCGGGGGCGGCCTGGTCGGGGCGCTGCGGCGTCAGGCCCAGTTCGGGGTAGTGGATCGCCAGCCGCCAGTTCAGTGCCGAGCGCATGGCCTGATACGGCTCGATGTCGTAGCCGGTTTCGTCTTCCAGCACCTCGATGGTGAGGGTGGACAGCGGGTCGAGCATGGCGACTTTCAGCAGGTCGCCTTCCAGGGCGAACGGCACGGCGGCGGCGTTCTGCGCCACGTGGCCGGGAATGGTCGCCAGCGCCTGGGGCTGCGGCTCCACCGCCATCAGGTCGATGGCCGGAATGCCCAGGCTGGACTCGATGGCGTGGGCCAGGCGCTTTTCGCCCACCACACCCGAGTCGATCATCACGTCGGCCAGGCGCCCGCCCACCTCAGCGTGGCGCACCAACATGCGCTGCAGGTCCTCGTCGGTGATGTAGCCGCCGTCCAGCAGTACGGCGCCCAGCTTACGGTCAGCGATAGATAGAGTCGTCATGCATCCTCCTGCGTGCGCTCGGTCACGGGAGCGCAGCTTCCGGCCTGCAGGCAGCCGGGACGAAATGTAAAAATCTTACTTTCCATACCCATCCTCTGCTCCGCCAGGCTGCCAAACCTCCGGCCCCCAGGCATGGCCGTGACGGGCCAGGACCCGGCGCTCCAGCATCCGTGCGATGCGGGTGTGAGGTAAGGCGTTGTCGATCAGTGGGTGGACCAAGATGGTGTGTAGGCCGGCCAGATTGCCGCCCAGCACATCGGTGAACAGCTGGTCGCCGACCATACCTACCTGCTGCGGCGGAAGTCCCAGAGCGCGGGCCGCACGGCGAAAGGCGGCCGGGTTGGGTTTGCCGGCCATGCCGACCCCCTCCAGCGCCAGGCGCCCCCGCCATTCCTCGGCGCGCTTCACGGTGGCGTTGCTGAGCAGCGCCAGCCGGATGCCGGAGCCGGTCATCTCCTCCACCCAGCGGGCCGAGCGGGGAAAGTCGTCGTAGGAGTGGTAGGGCACCAGGGTGTTGTCCAGGTCCAGCAACAGTCCGCGCAGGCCACGGGCAGCCAGGAACTCCGGGGTGATGTCCGCCACACTGCGAATCACATCGCCCGGCCGCAGCAGCTTCAGCAGGCTCACCGCCCCACCTCCCCAGCTGCGGACCCGGCCCTCTGCTGGCGTAGCCCAATCAGGCCCCACATCCGCCCGGTGACGCCGGCGTCGCGGCGGTACGAATAGAAGTCGGCCTCCGTGCTGCACCCCCCTGCCTGCCAGAGGTGCTGCGGTGCCAGCCCCGCTTCCAGCAGCACCTGCCGGTTGGCCCCGCCCAGGTCCAGATGGCGCTTGCCGTCCAGGTGGTCGCCCAGGCCAGCGGCGGCGAACGTCTGGGCCACCTCCGCGCCCACCGGGTACTGCGCGGCGCAGATGCCCACGCCGATGGCGGCGCGGGTGCGTTCTGGACGGGCGCCCAGCTCGGTCATGGCCGCTAGCGTGCGCTCCGCAATGCGGCCCACCGTGCCGCGCCAGCCCGCATGCGCCGCGCCAATCACGCCGGCTTCCTCATCGGCCAGCAGGATGGGGTAGCAGTCGGCGGTGCCGATGGCCAGCAGCAGGTCCGGGTCGGCGGTGACCAGCGCGTCGCCAGTCTGTACGCCGGGGCGGGCCGGCAGCACCTCCAGCCCATGCACCTGCTCCAGCCGGGCCACCTCGGCCAGGCGGTAGCCCAGCGCTCCAGCGGCCAGCCGGCGGTTTTCGGCCACAGTCACCGGGTCGTCCTGGCGGTCGTCCAGATTCAGCCCCGCGAACGGGCCGCCCGACCGGCCACCACGGCGGGTGGTAAAGCCATGCGGCAGTCCTATCAGGGGGCTGCGAATAAGAAAGGGAGTGCCTGACACCCCGGCAGTATGGGGGACACCTTCTCTCGGTACTCTGACGCCGCTTACCCCCAAAGGGCCGGCGCGCCTCAGCAGCCACGCTGAGGCAGCGAATATTGGATGCGGTCCAACGAATGGAAGTGCTCTAGACTTTGCCCCATGAGTCTTAGCATCGATATGTCGGACAAGCGCGCCCTGGTAATGGGGGTGGCCAACGCCCGGTCCCTGGGCTGGGCCATCGCAGAGCGGCTGCTGGAAGCGGGCTGCCAGGTGGGCTTTTCCTACCAGGGCGAGCGGCTGCGCGGCGAGCTGGAAAAGCTGACGGCGGGCCGCCCCGGCACCTGGATTCAGCAGTGCGACGCCACCAGCGAAGAAGACCTGAGCGCCCTGTTTCAGCGGGTAAAGGACGAATTCGGTGAGCTGGACTTTCTGGTGCACGCCATCGGCTTTGCGCCCAAGGCAGCGATGGACGGCCGCTTTATCGACACCACGTCCGACGACTGGAACACCGCGCTGAACGTGAGCGCCTACACCCTGGTCAGCGCGGCCCGCCACGCCGAGCCGCTGCTGCGTGACGGCGGCAGTATCGTCAGCCTGACCTTCCAGGCCTCGCAGCGCGTGGTGCCCAAGTACAACGTGATGGGCGCCGCCAAGGCCGCTCTGGAAGCCTCCACCCGTTACCTGGCCGTGGAGCTGGGCGAGCGGCAGATTCGCGTGAACACCATCAGCGCCGGGCCGATGCGGACCATCGCCGCCCGCTCGATTCCGGCCTTTGCCATGCTGTACAGCAACGCCGCCGAGAGTGCCCCGCTGGGCCGCAACCCCACTCCCGAGGAGGTGGGGAACCTGGGCCTGTACCTGCTGAGCGACCTGAGCACCGGCATCACCGGGCAGACCGTGTATGTGGACAGCGGCGCCAGCATCGCCACGGTCAAGGCGCCCGCACCCCAGGAGTAAGAGCCGGCCACGGCCAGGGGGCGCCGGTCAGCACGGGGCCGGTGACGGCTGAGCGCTCAGAGGGCTGAGCAGTTCTCAGACCGTTATCATCAGTACCATGACCTCTGCTTCCCGGCTGCCGCTGTTCCTGACGGTCCAGCGGCATTATTTTGAGACTTCTTCCTCCGCTGACCAGCTGAGTGTGCACCCCTTCCGTCAGCAGCTTCAGGAGGCCCGCGACCAGGGCCTCCCCGTCATTCTCGTGCAGTGGGACGGTGGACTGTTCCCGGACACGCCCGAGACCTTTTCACGCGGGTGGGTGCTGCACCCTGACATCCGCGCCGAAGAAGGCGACCTGCTGGTGCGGGCAAGCAGCACCGACCCCTTCGCCGGGCAGTTGCCGGAGGGCGACATCACGCTGGCCCAGCACCTGCAAGGCCTGGATTGCCGCGAACTGGATGTGCTGGCGCTGCCCGGCTCGCCGGAGCTGGCTGCCGCGCAGGAGTATGCCGCGCAGTACGGCCTGACCCTGCACCTGGCCCCGGTAAGCACGGCGCAGACTGCAGACCAGGGCACCGGTCCGGGCACCGACTCCGGCGCAGCCAGCTGACCGGGACTGCGCTTTTTCCGCCGCCTCTCATCCGACAGGAGCTTCCCATGAACACCCTCAAACGCCAAGACCTGCCCTTGCTGGACCTGGACTACACCCTGGACGTGCTGATTCGCCTGCTGGATACGCCCAGCCCCACCGGCTTCACCGAGGAAGCGGTGGCGCTGATCGAAGCCGAGCTGGCCGCCATGGGCGTGACCGGCACCCGCAACCGCAAGGGAGCGCTCAGCTGGGAGATTCCCGGCCGCCGTGAGGGCCATGTGACCTTCAGCGGACACGTGGATACCCTGGGGGCCATGGTCAAGGCCATCAAGCCGTCGGGCCGACTGGCCCTGAGCATGCTGGGCAGCTACGACTGGGCCACCATCGAGGGCGAGGACGTGAAGGTTCACACCCAGCTGGGCCGGGTCCTGACCGGCACCGTGGTCAACATCAAGCAGAGCGGGCATGTCCACGGCGCCGCCCTGCGCGACCTGAAGCGCGAGGCGAGCGTGATGGAAGTGCGGCTGGACGAGGTGACCGCTTCGGCCAGCGAGACGCGGGTGCTGGGGGTGGAGGTCGGCGATTTCGTGTCGCTGGACGCCCGGCCACGCCTGCTGCCGTCGGGCTATCTCAAGTCGCGCCACATCGACAACAAGGCGGCGGTGGCGCTGTTCCTGGCGCTGACCCGCGCCCTGCTGGCTGAATCGCCGCAGCGCACGGTGGCCTTTCACGTGACCACCTACGAAGAAGTCGGGCACGGGGCGGCCACCGGCATTCCCGCACACACCGAGGAACTGATTGCCGTGGACATGGCGGCTGTGGGCGAGGGCCAGACCAGCTCCGAGCACCATTGCACCCTGTGCGTGGCCGACAGCGGCGGCCCCTACGACCACGCGCTGAGCAGCCGGCTGCGGCAGGTGGCGGCCCGCTGCGGCGTGGACCTGAAGGTGGACATCTACCCCTACTACGCTTCCGACGGCACGGCTGCCTGGCGGGCCGGCGGCGACTTCCCGGTGGCCCTGATCGGCCCTGGGGTGGACGCCAGCCACGCCTACGAGCGCACCCACACCCAGGCCCTGGAGCAGACCGGCCGGCTGATGCTGGCCTACGCACTGGAAGGCAGCGAAGGCTAAGGCGGCACAGCTGCGCCGCTGTGTGGCGACGGGGCAGCCATTTAGGAACTGCTGAGAAAGGGGCCGGCGAACGTGCCGGATCACGTTTGACTTGGGGAGGCGTGCCATGCTGGAGGCACGCCCTTACTTTTTCTCTCTCCGCAGAAGGTGTTTCCATGACCATGCAAGCGACGATGCAGACCACCGGCCCCTACGACCGTCCCCCCTCCCCGGCCAGCGAGCCGACCGACGTGCCCGCACCGCGCCCGGAACAGATGCCGGGCCAGGACACCAACCCCATCCCCGTGCAGGACCCGCCGGCCAACCCCGATACCCCCGGTATGCCCACGCCTGACGCGCCCAGCAACCCGGACACCCCAGGCCTGCCTGACGCTATCCCCGGCAGCCCCACCCCGATGCCTGCGATGTAGACCTACGCAAGAGCCCCGCACTTTCCAGAGAAGGCGGGGCTTTTTTGTTGTCCGGCAAGCGGCCAGGGTTTAGAGCTGGCTGTAGTCCTGCTTAAAGGTTTCGCACTGGTCGGCGTCGCCGCTTTTGAAGCCGCGCATAAACCAGTTCACCCGCTGCTCGGAAGTGCCGTGGGTAAAGGAGTCGGGCTGCACGTAGCCGCGCCCACGCGACTGCAGGGTGTCGTCACCAATGGCGGCGGCGGTGTCCACCGCTTCACGTACGTCGTCCTGGGTCAGCTGCGCCAGGTCGGACACCCGGTTGCCCCACACGCCCGCGAAGCAGTCGGCCTGCAGCTCCATACGCACGCTCAGCTGGTTGCCCTGAGCTTCGGGCAGGCGCTGCTGCTGGCGCTGCACCTGGTCGGCGATGCCCAGTTCGTTCTGGATATGGTGGCCCACCTCGTGCGCGATCACGTAGGAGTAGGCGAAGTCGCCGCCGCCGCCCAGCTGCTGCTGCATCTCGGTGAAAAAGCTGGGGTCCAGATACACGGTGCTGTCCAGCGGGCAGTAAAAGGGGCCGACGCCGCTGGTGCCGGTGCCGCAACCGGTCTGGGTCTGGCCGCTGAACCGTACGAAGTTGGGCGAGTTGTACTTCAGCCCTTCCTCAGTGAAGATGTCGGCCCAGACCTTGTCGGTGCTGCCGGCAATCTTGTTGAGGAACTGGCTCAGCTCGTCGTTCTGGCCGCTTTCGGTCTGGGGCTGGGTCTGCTCGGTCTGCACCAGACCGCTGTTGGTCACCACGCGGGGGTCAATGCCGAAAAAGGCCGCCACCAGCATCAGGAGCAGGCCGCCGATACCGCCGACCGCCAGGCCGCCGCCACGGCCACCGCCTCTGTTCTCGAACCCACGGCCACTGCCGGGAAGATTTTTCCATTCCATAGTTTCTCTTCTGCTCCTTGTGTGGCCTGCCCTGCTGGGCAGCGCCGGCCAGGCCGCGGGGGTCACCTGCGGCAGCCGCCGGTCACAGGGACATCGGCCCCGGCCAGTGTGCCCACAGTGTAGCGGCGCCGCCCCCACAGGTGCTGACGCCGCATTCACAACTCAAGGAAAGGCTAAATCCGGGCCGGCGCAGGCTCCTGTCCGGCCGGTAGTCCCGGCTGGCGGCCGCGCTCGCCCAGGTAGAACACGCTGGGCACCACATAAAAGGTCAGCAGCGTGGAGGTCACGATGCCGCCCAGAATCACGATGCCCAGGCCCCGGCGGAACTCAGCGCCGTCGCCCTGGCCCAGAATCAGCGGAATGCTGATGACCAGCACCGTCAGCGTGGTCATGATGATGGGCCGAAAGCGCAGCTCGGCGGCTTCAATCAGGGCTTCACGCAGCGGCTGCGAGCGCAGGCGCTCGGTCACGAATTCCAGGTAAAGAATGGAGTTCTTGGTGCTCAGACCCAGCAGAATCACCATGCCGATCATGGTAATGACGTCCAGGTCGGTGCCGAAGAGCCGCAGTGACCACAGCCCGCCCACCAGCGCCAGCGGCACCGGCAGCAGCAGGTACAGCGGATAACGGAACGAGTTGAACTGACTGCCCAGCACCAGGTAAGTGAGCAGCGACGCCATCACAATCAGCACCGGGCCGTAAAACACCAGGTCTTCGGTGAGGCCCGCGCTGCCGAACGAGCTGGCATTGCCCAGGGTCACGTTGTCCTTCAGCAGGCCGGCGGCAGCAACTTTGTCCGTGAGCTGCTTGCCGTAGGCGAAGGCGTTGGGGCCGCCGGGCACCAGGTCAATCTCCAGCGTGGCCGTAAAGGCCTTGTTGAGCCGTGAAAGCGTCGCGGGCGCTTCGGCGATGCGGAACTCGCCCAGTGTCCCCAGCGCCACCTCGGTGCGCAGCGCAGGCGCGTAGATGGTCTGTCCCAGCAGGGCCTGCTCGGTGGGCACGCGGGCCGGGTCCAGCCGCACCACGATATCCACGCCGGTGTCGCCCTCGCGCAGCTGCCCGGCCACGCTGCCTTCGTTGTAGGTGCGTAGGGCGTTCGCCACGTCGCGCACCGTCAGGCCGGTGCCGCTCAGGCTGGCCGGGTCGGGAACGAACACGCGCTCCTGCCGGGTATCGCTCAGGCTGCTGGTCACGGTCTGCACACCCGGGTCGGCCCGCAGCAGGCGCAGCACTTCAGCGTGCCGCTCACGCAGCAGCGCCTGGGTAGGTGCCGCCAGCGCCAGGCTGATATCGCTGCTGCCGGCGGGGCCGGTTTCTACCGACGCCAACCGGATTTCCGCGCCGGGCACTTTCTCCGCCAGCGGGGCCAGCTCGGCGCGGTAGGTTTCAATCAGTTCCTGCACGCCGGGGCGCTCTTCTTTGGGCGTGAGGTTCACGGTGAGGCTGGACTCGTTGGTCCGCGCTCCGGCGAGCGGGCCACCGGACCCCACGTCCGCCTGCACCAGCGTCACTTCAGACTTGCTCAGCAGCCGCTCTTCCACCTGCGCCGTCAGGGCGTTGGTGGTGTCCAGTGCCGTGCCGCGCGGCAGTTCCACCGTCACGGTCATCAGGCCCGAATCGCTCTGCGGCACGAAGCTGAAGCCTATGCTCCGCAGGGCCAGCGGGGCGCTCAGCAGGAACAGGCCCGCTGCCAGCACCGCTGTCCAGGGCCGCTGCAGCAGTGCGCGCACCGAGGCTGCGTAAGCCCGCGCTGCCGCCGACACCACCCGCTCCGTGGCGCGGTGCAGCGTGCCGGTCAGGGCTTCCAGCAGGCCCAGCAGCGCGGCCGTGGCGTAGCGGAAGACGGCCAGGGTCAGGGGAGCCAGCAGACTGAGCAGGCCCAGCGCCCAGGGTTCCAGCTGGTATCCCTGCTGCCGCGCCACCCACTCGGCCAGGAGCCAGGTCGCCGCACCGGCCAGCAGCAGC is a genomic window of Deinococcus proteolyticus MRP containing:
- a CDS encoding type II/IV secretion system protein → MTTLSIADRKLGAVLLDGGYITDEDLQRMLVRHAEVGGRLADVMIDSGVVGEKRLAHAIESSLGIPAIDLMAVEPQPQALATIPGHVAQNAAAVPFALEGDLLKVAMLDPLSTLTIEVLEDETGYDIEPYQAMRSALNWRLAIHYPELGLTPQRPDQAAPGQERLGDYLVRRSIITPQQLEAGLKFQERTGEPLGQVLIGQGALNDEQLYRALANQQGLEFLPDLSTFTVPERVLEVLSRTDAVRYGALPLGQQEEGYEVVGYDPRYFAQVQEQIGQPVQFLMSLPTQVEKAIERFYPAPAPAPFRDEMQSLYAGSGGQAKSLTDVIMEMGFADSEDIQAAMQQQQQGGARLEDTLVQSGKLSPEMLAQSLATQLGYEFIDPAKNPPDSGVSMLVPEATARRYSVVPVRLEGEALVVAMKDPRNVFALDDLRLITGREIVPAVMVEKEITRLIEKYFGSKDMAELNQRLLEESRERQKLQESAGAGDMDTALDDNAVVRTVENLIREAVLQDVSDIHIEPTETELLVRYRIDGALRKHASLPKGSAQALLARIKIMGGLDIAERRVPQDGRVRFRKGAIDIDLRLSTLPTVYGEKAVMRLLQKAENIPEVEQLGFSDHNFRRYLEVIDKPNGIFLVTGPTGSGKSFTSFSTLKRIAKPEKNTTTIEDPVEYEIPGIMQSQVNNAAGMTFAKALRAFLRQDPDIIFVGEIRDGETAKIATEAALTGHLVLATLHTNDAAGAIVRLEEMGVELFNIGAAVIGVLAQRLVRRVCKDCAQPTAADPEVLRRLGLSDADIQGATLMKGAGCPRCGGTGYKGRTGIHELLVIDDTIRRAINSGKTATDIKDIAIEEGDMWTLRTDGIHKALQGITTLEEVLAVTSN
- a CDS encoding YqeG family HAD IIIA-type phosphatase, producing the protein MKLLRPGDVIRSVADITPEFLAARGLRGLLLDLDNTLVPYHSYDDFPRSARWVEEMTGSGIRLALLSNATVKRAEEWRGRLALEGVGMAGKPNPAAFRRAARALGLPPQQVGMVGDQLFTDVLGGNLAGLHTILVHPLIDNALPHTRIARMLERRVLARHGHAWGPEVWQPGGAEDGYGK
- a CDS encoding polyphenol oxidase family protein; the protein is MSGTPFLIRSPLIGLPHGFTTRRGGRSGGPFAGLNLDDRQDDPVTVAENRRLAAGALGYRLAEVARLEQVHGLEVLPARPGVQTGDALVTADPDLLLAIGTADCYPILLADEEAGVIGAAHAGWRGTVGRIAERTLAAMTELGARPERTRAAIGVGICAAQYPVGAEVAQTFAAAGLGDHLDGKRHLDLGGANRQVLLEAGLAPQHLWQAGGCSTEADFYSYRRDAGVTGRMWGLIGLRQQRAGSAAGEVGR
- a CDS encoding enoyl-ACP reductase FabI; the protein is MSLSIDMSDKRALVMGVANARSLGWAIAERLLEAGCQVGFSYQGERLRGELEKLTAGRPGTWIQQCDATSEEDLSALFQRVKDEFGELDFLVHAIGFAPKAAMDGRFIDTTSDDWNTALNVSAYTLVSAARHAEPLLRDGGSIVSLTFQASQRVVPKYNVMGAAKAALEASTRYLAVELGERQIRVNTISAGPMRTIAARSIPAFAMLYSNAAESAPLGRNPTPEEVGNLGLYLLSDLSTGITGQTVYVDSGASIATVKAPAPQE
- a CDS encoding M42 family metallopeptidase; protein product: MNTLKRQDLPLLDLDYTLDVLIRLLDTPSPTGFTEEAVALIEAELAAMGVTGTRNRKGALSWEIPGRREGHVTFSGHVDTLGAMVKAIKPSGRLALSMLGSYDWATIEGEDVKVHTQLGRVLTGTVVNIKQSGHVHGAALRDLKREASVMEVRLDEVTASASETRVLGVEVGDFVSLDARPRLLPSGYLKSRHIDNKAAVALFLALTRALLAESPQRTVAFHVTTYEEVGHGAATGIPAHTEELIAVDMAAVGEGQTSSEHHCTLCVADSGGPYDHALSSRLRQVAARCGVDLKVDIYPYYASDGTAAWRAGGDFPVALIGPGVDASHAYERTHTQALEQTGRLMLAYALEGSEG
- the ypfJ gene encoding KPN_02809 family neutral zinc metallopeptidase, which encodes MEWKNLPGSGRGFENRGGGRGGGLAVGGIGGLLLMLVAAFFGIDPRVVTNSGLVQTEQTQPQTESGQNDELSQFLNKIAGSTDKVWADIFTEEGLKYNSPNFVRFSGQTQTGCGTGTSGVGPFYCPLDSTVYLDPSFFTEMQQQLGGGGDFAYSYVIAHEVGHHIQNELGIADQVQRQQQRLPEAQGNQLSVRMELQADCFAGVWGNRVSDLAQLTQDDVREAVDTAAAIGDDTLQSRGRGYVQPDSFTHGTSEQRVNWFMRGFKSGDADQCETFKQDYSQL
- a CDS encoding efflux RND transporter permease subunit: MSGPLSPEQETAVTLDRYGRPDPFSPPPGLLPDGTPEPSIHPAVRFSVRNVVFSLGIFAAAVLLGLIAASRLGTDLLPDFEVPVLAVSTTYPGASPEQVNREVSTRVEDAISTVAGVTDVSTTSVGSQSAVVITFAEGTDIDAAANSVSQAVSAIRATLPDGAEAPVVQKFDPNARPILTLSLLSAGAGPAEAARYAEDILVPRLQRVPGVADVTVSGGRDRAVEVLLDPARLNTYDLSAAQVSGAIGASALDIPAGTLVQGGQEITFATRNTPSTLSDVENILVDSARGIQISDVADVRDASERVSTLSRVNGQPAVLLDIRKASGSNSPAVADAVREVVSEQAAELPQGYRLSVATDTTDVTRATVDDTLHEFFIAVAAVGVIVLLFLGRLSTVFAVILAVPISISAAPLVYAGLGFTFNIVSLLAIIVAIGIVVDDSIVVAENVQRYRDLGYDRLRAVLLGGSEVFSAVTAASFALLAVLIPLSLMPGLLGQFFSQFGLGLSAAILMSWLESLLFLTVRMAYTRDREPLGWAGVPGVLAGFPALLRSSLAGVKTGRGVLALLLAGAATWLLAEWVARQQGYQLEPWALGLLSLLAPLTLAVFRYATAALLGLLEALTGTLHRATERVVSAAARAYAASVRALLQRPWTAVLAAGLFLLSAPLALRSIGFSFVPQSDSGLMTVTVELPRGTALDTTNALTAQVEERLLSKSEVTLVQADVGSGGPLAGARTNESSLTVNLTPKEERPGVQELIETYRAELAPLAEKVPGAEIRLASVETGPAGSSDISLALAAPTQALLRERHAEVLRLLRADPGVQTVTSSLSDTRQERVFVPDPASLSGTGLTVRDVANALRTYNEGSVAGQLREGDTGVDIVVRLDPARVPTEQALLGQTIYAPALRTEVALGTLGEFRIAEAPATLSRLNKAFTATLEIDLVPGGPNAFAYGKQLTDKVAAAGLLKDNVTLGNASSFGSAGLTEDLVFYGPVLIVMASLLTYLVLGSQFNSFRYPLYLLLPVPLALVGGLWSLRLFGTDLDVITMIGMVILLGLSTKNSILYLEFVTERLRSQPLREALIEAAELRFRPIIMTTLTVLVISIPLILGQGDGAEFRRGLGIVILGGIVTSTLLTFYVVPSVFYLGERGRQPGLPAGQEPAPARI